In one window of uncultured Acetobacteroides sp. DNA:
- a CDS encoding serine hydrolase domain-containing protein, whose protein sequence is MRALFLLLALLAIGQSSLALDQEKTDKLTQALGKLCKGGTIKGFAVAVVNPDSLIYANGFGYANVDEGTLYTPNTIQPIASVSKLFIGASLMKAQELGLLRLDDDVNKYLPFKLVNPHHPNEIITLRQLAMHTSGIKDTKNYEKTYVFDETIPPIYKSEPIGAKRILMKQYVDLYNSNTRMPMVEFLKRIYCSDGEWYDKDCFSKDKPGAHYEYSNCGAALAALAIEGASHMKYSSFVQANIINPLGIQNTGWAMNQFDANEKASLYLSGTQIPTYELITYPDGGFATSIVEFSKFFRAAMQGYTGRKNILSPASYREMLSAQPASHSENGIFWEVKPKVIGHSGADPGVRTLAYFYKETLTGYLLFFNTSDTKTISTEINEIFKLLKDAYQPATAAQEVH, encoded by the coding sequence ATGAGAGCGCTTTTCCTTCTACTAGCACTACTCGCCATCGGGCAGTCCAGCCTTGCCCTCGACCAGGAGAAAACCGACAAGCTAACCCAGGCGCTAGGCAAGCTATGCAAGGGCGGAACCATTAAGGGATTTGCCGTAGCCGTGGTTAACCCCGACAGCCTTATCTACGCCAACGGATTCGGTTACGCCAACGTCGATGAAGGAACGCTCTATACCCCCAACACCATTCAGCCTATCGCGTCGGTTAGCAAGCTTTTCATCGGGGCTTCGCTGATGAAGGCGCAGGAGCTGGGACTACTGCGCCTAGACGACGACGTGAACAAGTATCTCCCCTTTAAGCTGGTAAACCCACACCATCCCAACGAAATTATCACCCTCAGGCAGCTGGCCATGCACACCTCCGGCATAAAGGACACCAAGAACTACGAAAAAACGTACGTCTTCGACGAAACAATCCCCCCCATTTACAAGTCGGAACCCATAGGCGCCAAAAGAATTCTGATGAAACAGTATGTCGACCTGTACAACTCCAACACCCGCATGCCCATGGTGGAGTTTCTTAAGCGCATCTACTGCAGCGACGGCGAATGGTACGACAAAGATTGCTTCAGCAAGGATAAACCAGGGGCGCACTACGAGTATAGCAACTGCGGAGCCGCCCTTGCCGCGCTGGCCATCGAGGGCGCTTCGCACATGAAGTACTCCTCCTTCGTGCAGGCCAACATCATTAACCCCCTTGGGATACAAAATACGGGCTGGGCGATGAACCAGTTCGATGCCAACGAAAAGGCATCGCTCTACCTCTCCGGCACTCAGATCCCCACCTACGAGCTAATCACCTATCCCGACGGAGGCTTTGCCACCAGCATCGTAGAGTTCAGCAAATTCTTCCGCGCTGCCATGCAGGGGTACACCGGCCGGAAGAATATCCTTTCGCCAGCCAGCTACCGCGAGATGCTATCAGCACAGCCGGCATCCCATTCGGAGAACGGGATATTCTGGGAGGTTAAGCCTAAGGTTATTGGGCACTCCGGCGCCGATCCTGGCGTCAGAACGCTCGCCTACTTCTACAAGGAGACACTCACAGGCTACCTGCTCTTCTTCAACACCAGCGATACCAAAACCATTTCAACCGAGATCAACGAAATCTTCAAGCTCCTCAAGGATGCATACCAGCCAGCGACAGCAGCACAGGAGGTTCACTAG
- a CDS encoding CusA/CzcA family heavy metal efflux RND transporter has product MNTLIKRVIIFSLHHRYFIFFLTGILAVIGFITYQNTPIETFPDVTNTQIIIISQWAGRSAEEMEKFVSIPLEAGLASVQKKVSLRSTNTFGLSYICIIFDDGVDDAFARQQVMSRLANVDLPEGVKPEVQPPYGPTGEIYRYTLKSHTKNIRELTAIQDWVLDREFRQVPGVAEVNSFGGEEKCFELDTRPELLSQYGLTALDVYQAVQRSNVNVGGDVIEKNGQYYVVRGIGLLKNIPDIENVLIKKDNGVPILVKDVAQVRETGLPRLGWVTRDKENDVVEGILVMRKGENPSEVLKGINAKVDELNKRLKPQDVQLSVFYDRTNLMDYATHTVIHNLLEGIILVTVIVFLFMADWRTTLTVGLVIPLALLFAFICMKIKGMSANLMSMGAVDFGIIIDGSVVMVEGMFVALDALAKEVGMERYNKLTKLGLIKNVGTEMGKAIFFSKIIILTCLVPIFAFQKVEGKMFSPLAWTLGFALLGALILTLTFVPALSSVLLKKNVKEKNNPIVRFFERNIMAAFYWVNRNSRLAVMAAFGILLATFLSVKLLGTEFIPPLNEGALWVEAELPMSISLQSAKKVSDQMVDILDSFPEVKQTLSQIGRTNDGTDPKGFFNVQIQVDLKPKGEWKRHITEDELIQEMDNKLKAFPGIVFNYSQPIRDNVEEAVAGVNGALAIKIYGPDFKVLDSLARKAKDTIKNIRGIDDLGILKNLGQPEFRVELDQQKMALYGVSTADANSVIETALGGKAATQLYEGERRFDIRVRYPKEYRDTYEKIGNLMVPTMNGSMVPIKEISRLYTLTGPAFIYRDNNKRYIAVKFSVRERDLGSTIAEAQRNVSKAFALPSGYEMTWNGEFENQQRASSTLAHVVPVCLLAIFLLLFMTFGNVKDAMLTLLNVPFALIGGILALHLTRMNFSISAGIGFIALFGVCIQNGVILISVFRNNLLQGKGLTASVSEGVRSRIRPVVMTALMGAIGLLPAAISTGIGSESQKPLAIVVIGGLITSTFLTLLVLPIIYSWVYKLIHNRERLKKIERKKGL; this is encoded by the coding sequence ATGAATACGCTTATTAAACGAGTCATCATATTTTCGCTCCACCACCGCTACTTTATCTTTTTCCTTACGGGGATACTGGCGGTGATTGGGTTCATAACCTATCAGAACACGCCAATTGAGACATTTCCCGATGTAACCAATACGCAGATCATTATCATCTCGCAATGGGCTGGGCGCAGCGCCGAGGAGATGGAGAAGTTTGTGAGTATTCCCCTTGAGGCAGGGCTGGCTTCTGTGCAGAAAAAGGTCAGCCTTCGGTCGACCAACACTTTTGGTCTAAGCTATATCTGCATCATCTTCGACGATGGCGTTGACGACGCGTTTGCCCGACAGCAGGTGATGAGCCGGTTGGCAAACGTTGATTTGCCCGAAGGAGTTAAGCCAGAGGTACAGCCTCCATACGGGCCAACAGGCGAAATCTATCGGTATACATTAAAAAGCCACACCAAGAATATTCGCGAGCTAACGGCCATTCAGGATTGGGTGCTCGATCGCGAGTTCCGTCAGGTGCCCGGGGTGGCCGAGGTGAATAGCTTTGGTGGAGAGGAAAAGTGCTTTGAGCTAGACACCCGACCTGAGCTGTTATCGCAGTATGGGCTTACCGCGCTCGACGTGTACCAGGCGGTTCAGCGCAGCAACGTGAACGTGGGCGGCGATGTTATCGAGAAGAACGGCCAGTACTACGTGGTGCGCGGCATTGGCTTGCTCAAGAATATCCCCGATATCGAGAATGTGCTCATCAAAAAGGATAACGGTGTGCCCATTTTGGTGAAGGATGTCGCCCAAGTTCGCGAAACGGGACTTCCCCGCCTAGGCTGGGTTACCCGCGACAAGGAGAACGATGTGGTGGAGGGGATTCTGGTGATGCGAAAGGGCGAAAACCCCTCCGAGGTTCTGAAGGGTATTAACGCCAAGGTGGACGAACTCAACAAGCGCCTCAAACCGCAGGATGTGCAGCTCTCGGTGTTCTACGACCGTACCAACCTGATGGACTACGCTACGCATACCGTTATCCATAACCTGCTAGAGGGCATTATCCTAGTCACCGTTATCGTATTCCTCTTTATGGCCGACTGGCGTACTACGCTAACCGTGGGGCTGGTTATCCCGCTGGCGCTCCTGTTTGCCTTTATCTGCATGAAGATAAAGGGAATGTCGGCCAACTTGATGTCGATGGGGGCTGTAGACTTCGGTATCATCATCGATGGATCGGTGGTGATGGTGGAAGGGATGTTTGTCGCGCTCGACGCGCTGGCCAAGGAGGTTGGCATGGAGCGATACAACAAGCTCACTAAGTTGGGGCTCATCAAAAATGTGGGAACTGAGATGGGAAAGGCTATCTTCTTCAGCAAGATTATCATTCTAACCTGCCTAGTGCCCATCTTCGCCTTCCAAAAGGTGGAGGGCAAGATGTTTTCTCCGCTGGCGTGGACCCTAGGCTTTGCCCTGCTCGGTGCGCTGATCCTAACGCTCACCTTTGTACCTGCGTTGAGCAGCGTTTTGCTGAAGAAGAACGTTAAGGAGAAGAACAACCCCATTGTTCGCTTCTTCGAGCGCAACATTATGGCGGCATTCTACTGGGTAAACCGCAACTCGAGGCTGGCGGTAATGGCTGCCTTTGGCATTTTGTTGGCAACCTTCCTTAGCGTTAAGCTGCTGGGAACCGAGTTTATCCCTCCGCTCAACGAGGGAGCGCTTTGGGTAGAGGCCGAGCTGCCCATGAGCATCAGCCTGCAAAGCGCCAAGAAGGTTAGCGACCAGATGGTGGATATCCTCGACAGCTTCCCCGAGGTGAAGCAGACCCTCAGCCAAATTGGGCGAACCAACGACGGTACCGATCCCAAGGGCTTCTTCAACGTGCAGATTCAGGTGGACCTGAAGCCGAAGGGGGAGTGGAAGCGGCACATCACCGAGGATGAGCTCATCCAGGAGATGGACAACAAGCTTAAGGCGTTCCCCGGAATTGTATTCAACTACTCGCAGCCCATCCGCGACAACGTGGAGGAGGCCGTGGCGGGGGTAAACGGGGCGCTGGCCATCAAGATCTACGGGCCCGACTTCAAGGTGCTCGACTCGCTGGCGCGTAAGGCCAAGGATACCATCAAAAATATACGAGGAATCGACGACCTTGGTATCCTTAAGAACCTCGGTCAGCCCGAATTCCGCGTTGAACTCGACCAGCAGAAGATGGCGCTTTACGGCGTGAGCACCGCCGATGCCAATTCGGTGATAGAAACAGCGCTGGGCGGCAAGGCGGCAACGCAGCTCTACGAGGGCGAACGCCGATTCGACATCCGCGTGCGCTACCCCAAGGAGTACCGCGACACCTACGAGAAGATCGGGAACCTAATGGTGCCCACCATGAACGGATCGATGGTGCCGATCAAGGAAATATCGAGGCTCTACACGCTTACCGGGCCTGCGTTTATCTACCGCGACAACAACAAGCGCTACATTGCCGTTAAGTTCTCGGTTCGCGAGCGCGACTTGGGGAGCACCATCGCCGAAGCGCAGCGAAACGTCTCGAAGGCGTTCGCGCTGCCATCGGGCTACGAGATGACGTGGAACGGCGAGTTCGAAAACCAGCAGCGGGCCTCGTCGACGTTGGCCCATGTGGTGCCCGTGTGCCTGCTGGCCATCTTTCTTCTGCTGTTTATGACCTTTGGCAACGTAAAGGATGCGATGCTTACGCTGCTTAACGTGCCTTTTGCCCTTATCGGAGGGATACTGGCGCTGCATCTTACCCGAATGAACTTCAGCATCAGCGCCGGCATCGGCTTTATTGCGCTGTTTGGGGTCTGCATTCAGAACGGGGTTATCCTTATCAGCGTTTTCCGCAATAATTTGCTGCAGGGCAAGGGGCTAACGGCATCGGTAAGCGAAGGTGTGCGAAGCCGTATTCGTCCGGTGGTGATGACGGCGCTAATGGGCGCCATCGGCCTGCTGCCGGCGGCCATATCTACCGGCATTGGCTCGGAAAGCCAGAAGCCGCTGGCCATTGTGGTGATTGGCGGGCTCATCACCTCCACCTTTCTGACGCTGCTGGTGCTGCCAATCATCTACTCGTGGGTGTATAAGCTTATCCACAACCGCGAACGGTTGAAAAAGATAGAAAGAAAGAAGGGGTTGTGA
- a CDS encoding TonB-dependent receptor, translated as MRSLLAVAFLLVGVASYAQNNAVLSGRIYSSKNGAPIPFATVIVWGTQQGTTANENGEYEIKGLKPGYVQLKVSAVGFMPAISSEVLTTNAKRATLDVAMEETSVSIEGITIRANNFRKSIESPVSLSRIGIEEIEKNPGGNRDISKVIQSFPGVSSAAAFRNDIIVRGGGPSENKFYLDGIEVPTINHFSTQGASGGPVGVINVDFIREVNFYSGAFPSNSNDVLSSILDFKMIDGNQDKLKFRATVGASDLGLTLDGPISDRTTFIASARRSYLQLLFKALKLPFLPTYNDLQLKVKTKINSKQEISVIGLGAYDISRLNKSIGNPDEEQRFILNYLPENDQWSYTLGVVYKQYREKSVNTWVVSRSHFFNKEYKYPNNDESQPKILDYSSAEKRNRLRFEHSNEVSGYKLGYGANVGVDEYSNSTFELGFKNGTPSTTDYSSSLNLFGYGAFFNIAKSYLNEKLSLALGARIDGNSYSSSMRNPFEQVSPRFSLSYGIAKEVFFNFNIGRYYQAPPLTSMGYANAKGELVNKRNGLRYIEANHLVAGFEYRPSEKDKLTLEGFYKIYRNYLYSVTDSVAIASKGGDYGVFGNEELRSSAKGTSYGLELMYRSKDFYGFNLVGAYTLFWSRTKSSSNRSGANGWIPTSWDNRNIVTLTGSRIFGKSWEAGVKWRYLGGSPYTPYDIDKSSIKEAYDAVGGLYYDYSQFNQLRLSSYQQLDLRVDKTYYLKKWSMNFYVDIQNVLGSKQKRADVYLPELDANGKPVVVPGNPDRYKLKKVAMKGSGTILPTIGVILDF; from the coding sequence CAGCTCTAAAAATGGAGCCCCCATACCCTTTGCAACCGTTATCGTTTGGGGAACGCAGCAGGGAACAACCGCCAACGAAAATGGCGAATACGAAATTAAGGGATTAAAACCCGGATACGTACAGCTAAAGGTTAGCGCCGTTGGCTTTATGCCTGCAATATCCAGCGAGGTACTTACCACCAACGCTAAAAGAGCAACTCTCGATGTTGCAATGGAGGAAACCTCGGTAAGCATTGAAGGAATTACCATTAGGGCAAACAACTTCAGGAAGAGCATAGAAAGCCCCGTAAGCCTATCGCGCATTGGCATCGAAGAGATTGAGAAAAACCCCGGAGGCAATCGCGATATCTCGAAGGTAATTCAATCTTTCCCCGGAGTATCTTCGGCTGCGGCATTCCGCAACGACATTATCGTTAGAGGTGGAGGTCCTAGCGAGAACAAGTTTTACCTAGATGGCATCGAGGTTCCAACCATCAACCACTTCTCTACGCAAGGTGCCTCGGGCGGACCTGTTGGGGTGATTAACGTAGACTTTATCCGCGAGGTAAACTTTTACTCGGGCGCGTTCCCATCCAATTCCAACGATGTGCTTAGCTCTATCCTCGACTTTAAAATGATTGATGGGAATCAGGATAAGCTAAAGTTTAGGGCAACTGTAGGTGCCTCCGATCTTGGATTGACGTTGGACGGCCCAATATCCGATAGAACAACGTTCATTGCTTCTGCCCGCCGAAGCTACCTTCAGCTGCTCTTTAAGGCGCTTAAGCTCCCCTTCCTCCCAACCTACAACGACCTTCAGCTTAAGGTAAAAACGAAGATCAACAGCAAGCAGGAGATCTCGGTTATCGGTCTTGGTGCCTACGACATCAGCAGGCTGAACAAGAGCATCGGCAACCCAGACGAAGAGCAGCGCTTTATCCTGAACTACCTGCCCGAAAACGACCAGTGGAGCTACACGCTGGGCGTGGTGTACAAGCAGTACCGCGAGAAGAGCGTCAACACATGGGTGGTTAGCCGCTCCCACTTCTTCAACAAGGAGTACAAGTACCCCAACAACGACGAGAGCCAGCCCAAAATACTCGACTACTCATCCGCCGAAAAGCGGAATAGGCTGCGCTTCGAGCACTCGAACGAGGTATCGGGCTACAAGCTGGGGTATGGCGCAAATGTTGGCGTCGACGAGTACTCCAACTCCACGTTTGAGTTGGGATTCAAGAATGGCACCCCCTCCACTACCGACTACAGCAGCAGCCTAAACCTCTTCGGCTACGGCGCATTCTTCAACATCGCCAAGAGCTACCTGAACGAGAAGCTATCGCTGGCGCTTGGGGCTAGGATAGACGGCAACAGCTACTCCTCGTCCATGCGAAACCCCTTCGAGCAGGTATCTCCCCGCTTTTCGCTAAGCTATGGCATTGCCAAGGAGGTGTTCTTCAACTTCAACATCGGCAGGTATTACCAGGCCCCTCCCCTTACCTCGATGGGATACGCCAACGCCAAGGGCGAGCTGGTAAACAAGCGCAATGGGCTAAGGTACATCGAGGCAAACCACCTGGTTGCCGGATTCGAGTACCGCCCCAGCGAGAAGGATAAGCTTACCCTGGAGGGATTCTACAAGATATACCGAAACTACCTCTACTCGGTAACCGACTCGGTTGCCATTGCCAGCAAGGGGGGCGACTACGGCGTTTTTGGCAACGAGGAGCTGCGCTCTAGCGCCAAGGGCACGTCGTACGGGTTGGAGCTGATGTACCGCTCGAAGGATTTCTACGGGTTTAACCTCGTGGGTGCCTACACGCTCTTCTGGAGCAGGACCAAAAGCAGCAGCAACCGCAGCGGCGCCAACGGGTGGATCCCCACGTCGTGGGACAATAGGAACATCGTTACCCTAACGGGCTCCCGGATATTCGGCAAAAGCTGGGAGGCGGGCGTTAAGTGGCGATACCTTGGCGGCAGCCCCTACACGCCCTACGACATCGACAAGTCGAGCATAAAGGAAGCCTACGATGCCGTTGGCGGTCTCTACTACGACTACTCGCAGTTTAACCAGCTTCGTCTAAGCTCCTACCAGCAGCTCGACCTTCGCGTGGATAAGACCTACTACCTAAAGAAGTGGTCGATGAACTTCTACGTCGATATCCAGAATGTCTTAGGATCGAAGCAGAAAAGAGCCGATGTGTACCTGCCCGAGCTCGACGCCAACGGCAAACCGGTTGTTGTACCGGGCAATCCCGACAGGTATAAGCTCAAAAAGGTGGCGATGAAGGGCTCCGGCACCATCCTTCCGACAATTGGGGTGATACTGGATTTCTAA
- the fumC gene encoding class II fumarate hydratase gives MSYRVERDSMGEVPVPSDHLWGAQTQRSLQHFAIGGEGATMPIEVIHALALVKRVAAESSCELGVLPGWKMELIVQAAKEIEEGKHDAEFPLKVWQTGSGTQTNMNVNEVIANRCQQLFGEPLDAPHRIIHPNDDVNLAQSSNDVFPTAMSIATYAIIEQQLRPKLLRLRAALHQKAEQLASIVKIGRTHTMDATPITLGMEFSGYASQLDHGLEAIEAALPHAAELALGGTAVGTGLNAPKGFAQLVAQKLARETGYPFVSAPNKFEALATSDSMVAVHSAFRAVAVSLMKVANDIRLLGSGPRSGIGELLLPANEPGSSIMPGKVNPTQSEALTMVCAQVMGNDVAVGVGGAGGHFELNVFRPMIILNVLSSARLLADACESFNVHCIAGIEPNLPRIQQHLNESLMLVTALSPHIGYEKAAAIAHKALHEGLTLRQAALALGYVTAEEFDRWVRPEDMLGS, from the coding sequence ATGAGCTATAGAGTAGAACGAGATTCGATGGGCGAAGTGCCCGTTCCGTCCGACCACCTTTGGGGAGCGCAAACGCAGCGCTCGCTGCAGCATTTTGCCATTGGCGGCGAAGGCGCCACCATGCCCATAGAGGTAATCCACGCCCTGGCGCTGGTAAAGCGCGTCGCCGCCGAGAGCAGCTGCGAGCTGGGGGTGCTGCCGGGCTGGAAGATGGAGCTGATCGTGCAAGCGGCAAAGGAGATCGAAGAAGGGAAGCACGACGCTGAATTCCCCCTAAAGGTTTGGCAGACCGGATCGGGCACCCAAACCAACATGAACGTCAACGAGGTGATCGCCAACCGCTGCCAGCAGCTCTTTGGGGAGCCGCTCGACGCGCCGCACCGCATCATCCACCCCAACGACGACGTCAACCTGGCGCAATCGTCGAACGACGTGTTCCCAACGGCCATGTCCATCGCCACGTACGCCATCATCGAGCAGCAGCTACGGCCCAAGCTCCTCCGCCTACGCGCTGCGCTGCACCAAAAGGCCGAACAGCTTGCTAGCATCGTCAAGATCGGGCGCACCCACACCATGGATGCCACCCCCATCACGCTCGGCATGGAGTTTTCGGGGTACGCCTCGCAGCTCGACCATGGGCTGGAGGCCATCGAGGCCGCACTGCCGCATGCTGCCGAGCTGGCGCTCGGAGGAACAGCCGTAGGCACCGGCCTAAACGCCCCCAAGGGGTTTGCACAGCTGGTTGCCCAAAAGCTGGCAAGGGAAACGGGCTATCCGTTCGTCTCGGCGCCCAACAAGTTCGAGGCGCTTGCCACCTCCGACTCGATGGTTGCCGTACATTCCGCATTCCGAGCGGTTGCAGTCTCCCTAATGAAAGTAGCGAACGACATTCGGCTCCTCGGATCGGGGCCACGGTCGGGCATCGGCGAGCTGCTGCTCCCCGCCAACGAGCCGGGCTCGTCCATAATGCCCGGAAAGGTGAACCCAACGCAGAGCGAGGCGCTCACCATGGTCTGCGCCCAGGTAATGGGCAACGATGTGGCCGTTGGCGTAGGCGGGGCGGGCGGCCATTTCGAGCTCAACGTGTTCCGCCCAATGATAATCCTCAACGTGCTCTCCTCCGCCCGCCTGCTGGCAGACGCCTGCGAGTCGTTTAACGTGCACTGCATCGCCGGAATCGAGCCAAACCTGCCGCGCATCCAGCAGCACCTCAACGAATCGCTGATGCTGGTCACCGCCCTTTCGCCGCACATCGGCTACGAGAAGGCCGCGGCCATTGCCCACAAGGCGCTGCACGAAGGATTAACGCTGCGGCAGGCCGCACTAGCCCTGGGCTACGTTACCGCCGAGGAATTCGACCGCTGGGTACGACCGGAGGATATGCTCGGGAGCTAG
- a CDS encoding transposase, whose protein sequence is MGNIENGEMVLNDAGRAALQCWLEIPRHYPNVVLHEYIIMPNHVHGIVQIVDACWGEKYFAPIIAPIIAPTIAPTITPIIAPADAKMVIRGTSRTIGSILRGFKIGVTKWMRQNTTVQNVWQRNYYEHIIRNERSYQNIAEYIVGNPTKWNDDKFYISPLRTFER, encoded by the coding sequence TTGGGTAATATTGAAAATGGGGAAATGGTTTTGAACGATGCAGGGCGTGCAGCCCTACAGTGCTGGTTGGAGATTCCTCGCCATTATCCAAATGTTGTTTTACACGAATACATAATAATGCCCAACCATGTGCACGGCATTGTGCAAATTGTGGATGCTTGTTGGGGCGAAAAATATTTCGCCCCTATTATCGCCCCTATTATCGCCCCCACGATCGCCCCAACGATTACCCCAATCATCGCCCCTGCAGATGCAAAAATGGTGATACGGGGAACATCGCGCACGATTGGTTCGATATTACGCGGTTTTAAAATTGGCGTTACCAAATGGATGCGGCAAAACACCACCGTTCAGAACGTTTGGCAACGTAACTACTACGAACATATCATTCGCAACGAACGGTCGTACCAGAATATCGCCGAATACATCGTAGGTAATCCGACCAAATGGAATGACGATAAATTTTATATTTCGCCCCTACGAACGTTCGAACGATAA
- a CDS encoding cupin domain-containing protein — MFLKDATKATGTEISFNSLPPQTEQPYFHIHRKNEETYIILKGFGFFQVDEDCFSIKEGSVIRVAPQGKRGICNSSDETMIYMVIQSKENSLEEHTSADGERLPVEPKWR; from the coding sequence TTGTTCTTAAAGGATGCAACCAAAGCAACCGGTACCGAAATCTCGTTCAATTCGCTTCCGCCACAAACGGAGCAGCCTTACTTTCATATCCACCGAAAAAACGAGGAGACCTATATAATCCTAAAGGGTTTCGGTTTCTTTCAGGTAGATGAAGACTGCTTTAGCATTAAAGAAGGGAGCGTAATACGGGTTGCCCCTCAAGGGAAACGCGGCATCTGCAACTCTTCCGACGAAACTATGATTTATATGGTGATCCAGTCTAAAGAGAATTCGTTGGAGGAGCATACCTCTGCTGATGGAGAAAGACTTCCGGTAGAACCTAAATGGAGGTAA
- a CDS encoding helix-turn-helix transcriptional regulator, producing MAKLRSLQEELNQRILQTRSNDDYNNPNREWLRPVSSATKSFFMMHAICEENLQCYHFDCRSIEGFEYLAKKNITVSDFRELIHHDDRAFFDRCREKGHRFASGKSLDVLSGYSLVFECRMQNSRKEFKRILFKYQLVELPSNGGYALLLQLFPLLYMEKEMQHRIYYVINNITCEIAEKSRGVGITYAEQQVLKRLIYSNSVKAIAEALDKSENTVDTHRKRIYSKFGVGLHSHAVLYALHVGLIKL from the coding sequence ATGGCTAAACTACGTTCACTTCAGGAGGAGCTAAACCAGCGGATTCTACAAACGCGATCCAACGACGACTACAATAACCCAAACAGGGAATGGTTGAGGCCTGTAAGCAGCGCTACAAAATCATTTTTTATGATGCATGCCATCTGCGAAGAGAATTTGCAATGCTACCATTTCGACTGCCGTTCCATTGAGGGGTTCGAGTACCTCGCCAAGAAAAACATAACCGTAAGCGATTTTAGGGAGCTGATTCATCACGATGACCGTGCTTTTTTTGACCGATGCCGGGAGAAGGGGCATCGGTTTGCTTCGGGGAAATCGTTGGATGTGCTGAGCGGCTACTCCCTGGTATTCGAGTGTCGAATGCAGAATAGCCGCAAGGAGTTCAAGCGCATCCTCTTTAAGTACCAGCTAGTAGAGCTACCCTCCAATGGCGGTTATGCCCTGCTGCTGCAGCTTTTTCCCCTTCTATATATGGAAAAGGAGATGCAGCATCGCATTTACTATGTTATTAACAACATCACCTGCGAGATAGCCGAAAAAAGCCGGGGTGTTGGCATAACCTACGCCGAGCAGCAGGTGCTAAAAAGGCTAATCTACTCCAATAGCGTCAAGGCCATAGCCGAAGCACTCGATAAAAGCGAAAACACGGTTGATACCCACCGTAAGCGCATCTACAGCAAGTTTGGCGTTGGCCTTCACTCGCATGCGGTGCTCTATGCCTTGCATGTAGGGCTGATAAAGCTCTAG
- a CDS encoding TIR domain-containing protein — MEELINRLLSGEGKLSLLLLEAKEYAENAKDERFIEFIDDEINGYAGKEIPEYRRINAEIVGDIQDSFGRFVHQQYPLDFSKISDQIGFDISTTVSPDGISFIENNLESLRKALVLKKMPGGQVSLLNDILKYNNPGYNLTSAYYRFGKASLQYILDKVRQELIIGLKKIQKSQKPVENFSMPAMNLDKAISVFVTYAWGGEDFNDLIISFVDFLRKEKGYNASMDRKISQEETSTNFNRMMVEGIQNSDKVIVVLTEKYKKKADAFEGGVGTEYQLILEEIKTNTNKFVFVSFGDVEFDTITPTGIKGREIIDLKKDQDDDFNGFISKLNSQNIIEFSEVKETLAEVKKKKIKQFKL, encoded by the coding sequence ATGGAAGAGCTAATAAACAGATTATTAAGTGGAGAAGGCAAACTCAGCCTTCTTTTATTGGAAGCTAAAGAATATGCCGAGAACGCAAAGGATGAGAGATTTATTGAATTTATTGATGATGAAATAAATGGATATGCGGGTAAGGAAATCCCCGAATATCGGAGAATAAATGCAGAAATTGTTGGGGATATACAAGATTCATTTGGACGATTTGTACATCAACAATACCCACTAGACTTTTCAAAAATTTCTGACCAAATTGGATTTGATATTTCAACCACGGTATCACCTGATGGCATTAGTTTCATAGAAAACAATTTAGAAAGTTTGAGGAAGGCTCTTGTTCTAAAAAAAATGCCCGGAGGACAAGTAAGCCTGCTGAATGATATTCTGAAATATAATAATCCTGGTTATAATCTTACATCTGCATATTATCGCTTTGGAAAGGCATCACTTCAATATATCTTAGACAAAGTTCGGCAGGAACTTATTATTGGATTAAAGAAGATTCAAAAATCACAAAAGCCCGTAGAAAACTTTAGCATGCCTGCTATGAATTTGGATAAAGCAATTTCTGTTTTTGTAACTTATGCTTGGGGTGGAGAGGATTTCAATGATTTGATTATTTCTTTCGTTGATTTTCTTAGGAAGGAAAAAGGATACAACGCCTCAATGGATAGAAAGATATCCCAAGAAGAAACATCAACTAACTTTAATCGAATGATGGTTGAAGGTATTCAAAACTCAGACAAAGTAATTGTTGTACTTACAGAAAAATACAAAAAAAAGGCAGATGCATTTGAAGGAGGTGTTGGCACCGAATACCAACTAATTCTTGAGGAAATAAAAACAAATACAAACAAATTCGTTTTTGTTTCTTTTGGAGACGTTGAATTTGATACGATAACGCCAACTGGTATAAAAGGACGAGAAATTATAGACTTAAAGAAAGATCAAGATGATGATTTTAATGGTTTTATTTCCAAATTAAATAGTCAAAACATAATAGAATTTAGTGAGGTAAAAGAAACTTTAGCTGAAGTTAAAAAGAAGAAAATAAAGCAGTTCAAATTATAA